Part of the Cellulomonas taurus genome, CCTTGCCCGCGACGAAGACCTTGCCGCCGGTCGGCCGTTCCTCACGCAGCACGAGCCGCAGGAAGGTCGACTTCCCGGAGCCGGAGGCACCGACCAGGAAGACGAACTCCCCGCGCTCCACCTCGAGGGAGATCTGGTCCAGCGCGGGACGTGCGCCCCGGGCGTAGACCTTGGTGACGTTCTCGAATCTGATCACAAGCGTGGCGGGCCAGCTGTCGGGGACGGGAGGGTCGTGCGCCTGGCCTTCGGGCACGGTACGCAGCCCGGTGCCGTGACCCGACCGTGACACGCCGCCCGCTCGCTGTGAAGCGGGGCACCCCGCCCGGTATGCGCGGTTTGTCAGTCGATCGAGGCGGACCGGCGCCAGCGGATGCCGGCCTCGATGAAGCCGTCGATGTCACCGTCGAACACCGAGGCGGTGTTGCCGACCTCGTGCTCGGTGCGCAGGTCCTTGACCATCTGGTACGGGTGCAGCACGTAGGAGCGCATCTGGTCGCCCCAGGACGCCTTGATGTCGCCGGCCAGTTCCTTCTTCTTCGCGTCCTCCTCGGCCTTGCGGACCAGGAGCAGGCGGGACTGCAGCACGCGGAGCGCGGCGGCCCGGTTCTGGATCTGCGACTTCTCGTTCTGCATCGAGACCACGATGCCGGTCGGGATGTGGGTCATCCGCACCGCGGAGTCGGTGGTGTTCACCGACTGACCACCCGGGCCCGAGGAGCGGAACACGTCGACCTTGATCTCGTTCTCCGGGATCTCGATGTTGTCGTCGCTCTGCTCGATCAGCGGGATGACCTCGACGGCGGCGAACGAGGTCTGGCGGCGGCCCTGGTTGTCGAAGGGCGAGATCCGCACCAGGCGGTGCGTCCCGGCCTCGACCGACAGGTGACCGAAGGCGTAGGGGGCCTTCACCTCGAAGGTCGCGGACTTCAGCCCGGCCTCCTCGGCGTAGGAGGTGTCCAGCACCGAGGTCGGGTACCCGTGGCGCTCGGCCCAGCGCAGGTACATCCGCATCAGCATCTCGGCGAAGTCCGCCGCGTCCACACCACCGGCACCGGCCCGGATCGTCACGACCGCCTCACGCTGGTCGTACTCGCCGTTCAGCAGGGTGCGGACCTCGAGCTCGCCCAGGTCCTTGCGGATGGTCTCCAGCTCGGCCTCGGCCTCGGCCAGGGTCTCGGCGTCGCCACCGTCCTCGGTGGCCATCTCGACCAGGGTCTCCAGGTCGTCGATCCGGGCCGCCAGCTTGTCCACCCGGTCCAGCTCGGCCTGGGTCGAGGACAGGGCGCTGGTGACCTTCTGCGCCGCCTCGGGGTCGTCCCAGAGGTCGGGGGCCGACGCCTGCTCGGTGAGCTGGGCGATCTTGGCCTGGAGGGCGGTGGGGTCGGAGACCGCCTGGATCGTGCCCAGCGTGGAACGCAGGTCGCGGATCTCGGCGGGGAAGTCGGTGGCTGCCACGACGAGTCAGGCTACCGTCCCACGGCGCCCACCGGTGACCGACTAGCGTGTGAGCGTGAACATCCCCTTCCCTTCCGGGACCCAGCACACCCTGACCCTCGGTGAGCAGCGGGCAGTGATCGCCGAGGTCGGCGCGAGCGTCCGCGAGTTCTCCGTGGGCGGCCGGGACGTGGTGCTGCCGTTCCCCGCCGAGCAGATCCCGCCCGCGTTCTCCGGTGCCGTGCTGGCCCCGTGGCCCAACCGCCTGGCGGACGGTCAGTACACCTGGCTCGGCGTCGAGCACCAGGTCCCGCTGACCGAGCCGGACCGGCGCAACGCGCTGCACGGGCTGGCCGCACAGGTGCGCTGGACCGCCGTCGAGGTCGGTGCCGACGCCGTGACCTTGCAGCACGACCTGGTGCCGACGCCCGGGTACCCGTTCCCGCTGCGACTGACCGCGTCCTATCGCCTGACCGCCGACCGCGGCCTGACCGTGCAGGTCACCGCGACCAACCTGGGCGACCAGCCCGCACCCTACGGGGTCGGCTTCCACCCGTGGCTGTCCCCCGGCGACGCGACGGTCGACGAGTGCACGCTGCGGGTGGACGCCGCCGCCATCGTCACCGTCGACGACCGCCTGCTGCCCACCGGCACCGCCCCGCTGACCGGGTCCGCCGACCGGCGCAGCCCGCAGCCGCTGGCCGGGGTCGCCCTCGACGACGCGTTCCTGGACGTGAACCGGGACGCCGACGGCCTGTCCTGGATCGTGCTCGGCTCCCCCGACGGCCACGGGTCGGCGGTCTGGATGGACGGGTCGATGGACACCTGGCAGGTCTGCACCGGCAACGGCATCCCGACGATCAACCGGCGCGGGGTGGCCGCCGAACCGATGAGCTGCATCGCGGACGCCTTCCGCACCGGTGAGCGCCTGGTCCGGATCGAGCCGGGTGCCGCGCACACCGTCACCTGGGGCATGACCCTGGTCTGAGGCCGGAGACGACGAGGCCCCCTCCGGATGATCCGGAGGGGGCCTTCGTCTGTCACTCGCCGTAGTAGAACCCGTCGGTCTGCACCTTGGTGTACTCCCAGTGCCAGCGCTCGTACGGGCCGGAGCCGCCGGGCTTGGCCCACGCGGGGTTCTCCCAGCCGAAGGTGGCCGCGTTCTCGTTCAGCCAGTCCCACTGCACGCCGGTGGTCAGACCGGAGCAGAAGTCGACCGCCAGGCCGAAGCCGTGGTTGGACTTGCCGGTGGCCGCCGCGAAGCTGCCACGGGACGCCTTCACCGCGCTCTGCTGCGCCAGGGTCCGGTAACCGGAGGACAGGCACATGTCCGAGCCGAACTTCGCGACGTACATCGCGTTCAGCTCGGCCAGTGCCTCGGCGGCGTCGGCCCGCAGCTGGGTGCCGCCGTCCCACAGGGTGCACAGGTCGGCGGAGGGCAGCTGTCCGTTCGGCGCGTTCGGGTTGGCCACCTGACCGGAGCAGCCGGGCAGGATCTCCCGCTCGGCACTGCGGCTGGCGGCCACCTCGCTGCGCACCTCGGCGGCGTCGGTGGACAGCAGCGACGACGGCGGCACCAGGGTCGATCCCGGCGTGCCGGTCAGCGCCTCGACGGTGCTGGGCAGGTTCGCGTCGTCCACGGTCGACTCACCGGTGGCGGCGACCGAGCGGTCCTCGTGCTGGGTCAGCGGGACGGCGACCGTGACGGCCGCCAGCGTGACGAGCACGCCGGAACGAACACCCCAGCGCGCGGCCGGGTGACCGGTGTGCGCAGGCTTGTCCTGGGCGACGGCCGGGGCCGCGGGGGTGGGGCGACGACGGGAGCGCCGGGTGCCGGCCTGCTCCGCCTCTCGCAGCTGCCGACGGGTCGCCGGTGCGGCGATGTCGGCGGGCGCGATCTGCGACGCCACGGGACCTCCGTTGTGGTGCGGACATGGGGATCCCCGGTGACCCGGACACAGGTCGACCCTGTGGGAGGGATCCGGGGGAACGATCACGGAACAATAACGGCTGCGGGCACTCGGTTCCAAGACCCCTGATCAGATCCGGTGCGGACGATGCCTGATATGTCGAGGACCCGGCCCCCGACTCAGCGCGGCGGAATCCGCAGGTGTCCGCGCTGCATCGCGTCCCTGACCTCGCCGACCAGCTCCTCGAGGATGTCCTCGAGGAAGACAGCACCCACGACGACGGTGTGACCGGATTCACCCGTCTGCTCCACCCGGGCCACGTGCACCCCCGAGCGCTGCATCGCCGCGAGCGCCTCCTCGACCTCGTCCCCGGGGGCGACCACCGCGGTGGTGCGCACCCGCCAGGCCGGCACCGGCAACCGGCGGGACTCCCCGTCGGCGTAGAGCACGTCCTTGACATGCAGGTAGCCGGTGGGGGCGCCGTGGGCGTCCAGCACCGGGAACCGGCTGAAGCCGGTCTTGGCAACCAGCCGCTCCACCTCCTCCGGCGTCACGTCCACCGGGACGGTCACCAGCTGGTCGCGCGGGATCATCACCTCGGCCGCGGTCCGGTCGGAGAACTCCAGCGCACCGGACAGCAGGCCCTGCTCGTCCTCCAGCAGACCCTCCGCCTGCGACTGCTCGACGATGGACTGCACCTCCTGTGCGGTGAAGGCGGAGGCGACCTCGTCGCGCGGGTCGACCCGGAACAGGCGCAGCACGTGGTTCGCCAGCCAGTTCAGCGCCGTGATGATCGGCTTGACCACCCGGCCGAGCCAGACCAGCGGCGGCCCGAAGACCAGGACCGCACGATCCGGGCCGGAGACCGACAGGTTCTTCGGCACCATCTCGCCCAGCACCACGTGCAGGTAGACCACCAGCAGCAGCGCGACCACGAAGCCGATCGGGTGCGTGAACTCGCTGCCGACACCGAGGGCGTGCAACGGCCCCTCGATCAGGTGCGCGATCGCCGGTTCGGCGACCACACCGAGGGTGGTCGAGCAGATCGTCACGCCGAGCTGGGCGCAGGCCAGCATCAACGACACGTGCTCCATCGCCCACAGCACCGTCTGCGCGCGGCGGTCACCGGCGGCCGCGAGCGGCTCGATCGCCGAGCGACGCGCGGAGATGATCGCGAACTCGGCGGCCACGAAGAACGCGTTGCCGGCCAGCAACAGCACCGCCAGCACCAGGGCCACGGTCGGGTTCACTCGGTCACGTCCTCGTCCTGCGGCAGCACGACGACCCGGTCCACCCGGCGCCGCTGCATCGACTCCACCGTGAGCTCGATCCCGGGCAGACGGACCGTGTCACCGACCTCCGGCACCCGGCCCAGCTCGGCCATCACCAGACCACCCAGCGTCTCGTAGCGGGCATCGTCCGGGACCACCAGCCCGGTCTGCTCGGTCAGCTCGTCCGGGCGCAGCAGCCCGGAGACCACCCAGGCGCCGTCGGCCCGGCGGGAGGCGGCGGTGCGGCGGCGGTCGTGCTCGTCCGCGACGTCACCCACCAGCTCCTCGACCACGTCCTCCAGCGTGACCACCCCGGAGGTGCCGCCGTACTCGTCCACCACCACGGCCATCTGCAGGCCCTGCTCGCGCAGCTCCACCAGCAGCGGACCGAGGTGCACGGTCTCCGGCACCCGGGGCGCCTCGACCATCAGCGCCGCGGCCGGGACCTCACCGCGTCGCTCGTAGGGCACCGCGATCGCCCGGCGCAGGTGCACCAGGCCGATGATGTCGTCCGAGTCCTCGCCGAGCACCGGGAAGCGGGAGTGCCCGGTCTCCCGGGCCAGCCGGATCACCTCGGTCGCCGGGTCCTCGCGGTCCACGGTGACGATCCGCTGCCGGTCGGTCATCACATCCACCGCCGACAGGTCGGTGAACTCGATCGAGTTGGTCAGCAGGGTGGCAGTCGACTCGTCCAGGGTGCCGACCTGCGCCGAGCGCTTGACCAGCGCGGCCAGCTCCTGGGGCGAGCGCGCGCCGGACAGCTCCTCGCGCGGCTCCACCCCGAACCGGCGCAGGATCGCGTTCGCCGACGAGTTGAACAGGGAGATCAGCGGCCGCAGCCCGGTGGTGAACCCGTGCTGCAACGGCGCGACGAACCGCGCGGTGCCCATCGGACGACTGATCGCGAAGTTCTTCGGGACCAGCTCGCCGAACAGCATCGAGAACCCGTTCACCAGGATCACCGTGATCACCCCGGCCACCGCGACGCCCGCCGCCTGCCCCAGGGTGCCGGTCAGCGCGCCGCCGAGCAGCCGGTTCACCGCCGGCTGGGTGGTGTAGCCGAGCAGCACGGTGGTCAGCGTGATGCCGACCTGCGCGCCGGACAGCTCAGTGGACAGTCGCCGCAGCGCCTTGAGCACCGTGTTGCCCCGGCGGTCATCGGCCCGGGTCTCCTTGGCGACCACCCCGGGGTCCAAGGTCACCAGGGAGAACTCACTGGCGACGAAGAGGGCGGTCCCCGCCGTGAGCAGCACGCCGAAGAGGATCAGCAGCCAGTCGGTCAGCACCGGTCACCGCCGGTCACATCGTGAGGAGGAACAGTTCTGAGGAAGCCGGCGCGACGCCGGCCACGACTTGAGCTGGGCATGGTCGCAGCATCATACGAAAACCTCCACACCCGTGTGCCACGCTGAGTCCATGACCTTTGCCACTCGCCCCGGGTCCCCGGCGGCATCCTCCGGTCCGGGTGCCGTCACCGCCACGGTGCTCGTCGTCGAGGACGAGCCCGCCATCGCCACCGCCGTCGCACGTCGACTGGCGGCCGAGGGCTACCAGGTCGAGACGGTCGGCGACGGTCTCGCGGCGGTGGACGCGGCCACCAGGATCCGCCCGGACGCCGTGGTGCTGGACGTGATGCTGCCCGGCATCGACGGCCTGGAGGTCTGCCGCCGGATCCAGGCCGACCGCCCGGTTCCGGTGCTGATGCTCACCGCCCGCGACGACGAGACCGACATGCTGATCGGCCTCGGCGTCGGCGCCGACGACTACATGACCAAGCCGTTCTCCATGCGCGAGCTGGTCGCCCGGGTCAAGGCCCTGCTGCGGCGCCAGCAGCGCGCCGCCCTCGCCGCCGAACAGGCCAGCACCACCAGCGGTGCCGAGCCGCCGGTGACCATCGGCGACCTGGTGATCGACCGGGCGCAGCGCCGGGTGCACCGGGCCGGCACCGAGGTGCACCTGACCCCGACCGAGTTCGACCTGCTGCTGGCCCTGGCCGCCAGCCCGCGCACCGTGCTCACCCGCGAGCGTCTGCTGGCCGAGGTCTGGGACTGGGTGGACGCGTCCGGCACCCGGACCGTCGACTCCCACGTCAAGGCGCTGCGGCGCAAGCTCGGCGCCGACCTGATCCGCACCGTGCACGGCGTGGGCTACGCACTGGAGCCCGCCACCGGCACCGACGATGAGTGACCGGTGACCGGCACGCCCCGCCGTGACCGCGAGCGACCGATCGCGGCGGCGACCTCGCTGCCCCGGCTGCCGGACGTGCGGCCGCTGGACCGGTTCAAGTCGCTCAAGATCAAGCTCGGGGTGCTGGTCGCCGCGTCCTCCGGTGTGGCGGCACTGCTCACCTGGTTCGGGCTGAACAACACCCTCGGCCCCACCCGGACCTTCCCGGTGGTGCTGGTGATCGTCCTGGTCTTCACCCAGTTGCTCGCCCGCGGCATGACCTCTCCCCTGCGCGAGATGACCTCGGCCGTGCGGTCGATGGCCGCCGGTGACTACACCCGCCGGGTGCGGGCCACCTCCCGGGACGAGGTCGGGCAGCTCGCCGAGGCGTTCAATCGGATGGCCGACGAGCTGGAGCAGACCGACACGATCCGTCGCGAACTGGTCGCCAACGTCTCGCACGAGCTGCGCACCCCGGTGACAGCGCTCCAGGCGTCGCTGGAGAACATCGTCGATGGGGTGGACGACCCCGACCCGGAGACGATGAAGGCCGCCCTCGCGCAGACCCAGCGCCTGAGCCGCCTGGTGTCCACGCTGCTCGACCTGTCCCGCCTGGAGGCCGGTGCGGTCGAGCTGAACCTGACCGATGTGCCGCTACGCGAGTTCCTGGAGGAGGCCGCCAGCGAGGGTCGGCTGGTCGGCGCCAGCAAGGCGCTGACCTTCCCCGTGGTGGTCGAGCCGGAGAACCTGGTGATCCCCGCCGACCGCGAGCGCCTGCACCAGATCCTGGCCAACCTGGTGCAGAACGCCGTCCGGCACTCCCCCGTCGGCGCGGAGATCCGACTGGAGGCGCACCGCTCCGGCGGCTGGGTGCGGCTCGACGTGGTCGACCAGGGTCCGGGCATCCAGCCCGATCAGCGCGAGCGGGTCTTCGAGCGGTTCGCCCGGGGCAACACGCCGGCGATCACCGGGCAGATCTCCACCGGTGGCACCGGGCTGGGGCTGTCGATCGTCCGCTGGGCGGTGAACCTGCACGGCGGGACGGTGGGGGTGGCGGACACCCCGGTGGGCTGCACGATGCGGGTGATGCTGCCGTCGCGGCGGCAGAGTCGGCGCAGCGGCGGGAGTCCCGCGACCAGCGGATAGGCACTTGTTCTACCCCCAGTAGAACAGCTACGGTCGACCGCATGACCGCTCCGGCCATCGAGATCCGCCACCTGACCAAGACCTTCGGCCCCGTGCGCGCCGTGGACGACCTGAACTTCACGGTGGCCCCCGGCCGCGTGACCGGCTTCCTGGGCCCGAACGGCGCGGGCAAGACCACCACGCTGCGGATGCTGCTGGGCCTGGTCTCCCCCACGTCGGGGACCGCCACCATCGGCGGTCAGCGCTATGCCGAGCTCGACCAGCCGTTGCGCGCGGTGGGCGCCGCCCTGGAGGCGAGCGACTTCCATCCGGGCCGGACCGCCCGCGACCACCTGCGGGTGTCGGCGCCGAAGGCCGGGGCGAGCGACGCGCGGGTCGACGAGCTGCTGGAGCTGGTCGGACTGGGCACCGCGGCGACCCGCCGGGTCGGCGGCTTCTCCCTGGGCATGCGGCAGCGACTCGGACTGGCGGCCACACTGCTGGGCGACCCGCCCGTGCTGTTGCTCGACGAGCCGGCGAACGGGCTGGACCCGGAGGGGATCCGCTGGTTGCGGGACCTGCTGCGCAGCCTGGCGGCCGAGGGCCGGACGGTGCTGGTGTCCAGCCACGTGCTGTCCGAGGTGCAGCAGACGGTGGACGACATCGTGGTGATCGCCCGGGGCCGTCTGGTGCACGCCTCGACGTTGCCGGAGCTGGTGGCGATGGCCGAACACCGCGTCGTCGTGCGCACGCCGAACCCGGCCGGGTTGCACGCCCTGGCGGAGCGCTCGGGCTGGACGGCCCGGGCCGGACACGAGGGCGCGGTGGAACTGAGCGGCGTCGACCCGGCGACGGTGGGCCATGCGGCCTTCACGGCCGGGATCGAGCTGCACGAACTCAGCAATCGCGGGGCATCACTGGAGGACGTGTTCCTCGGCCTGACGGCCCCGGCAGCATCGACCGAGGGGGCGACCCGATGACCGACACCCTGCGGGCCGAGTACCGCAAGCTCGTCACCACCCGGCTGTGGTGGGTGCTGCTGCTGACCATGTTCGCCTACATGGTGTTCATCGCCGCGGTGATGGCCTTCGCGCTGACGGCATCGCCCGGCTCCGGGGTGGAGACCGACCTCCCGGCAGCGACGATGGACGACAGCACGGCCGCGATCACCATCTACACCCTGGCCGCGGCCCTGGGTTTCGTGTTCCCCCTGCTGGTCGGGGTGCTGTCGGTGACCGGCGAGTTCCGGCACCACACGATCACCCCGACCCTGCTCGCCGAGCCGAACCGCACCCGGCTGATCGTGGCGAAGCTGCTGGCCAGCGTGCCCCTCGGCGTGCTGTTCGGGTTGGTCGGCGCCCTGGCGACCACCGGGACCGGCGCGGCGGTCCTGGCGGTGATGGACCACCCGACCATGCTGACCGACCCGCAGGTGCTGGGATCGGTCGGTCGCACGGCACTGGCCCTGACGGTCTGGTGCGTGCTCGGCGTCGGACTGGGCTGCGTCCTGACAAATCAGGTGCTGGCCATCGTCGCGGTGCTGGCGTTCACCCAGTTCGTCGAGCCGCTGGCCCGGCTGCTGTTCGGCCAGATCGATGCGCTCTCCGGTGTGGCGGCGTTCCTGCCCGGTGCCGCCGGTGAGGCGATCAGCGGCGGGTCGTTCTACAGCCAGGCCGGTGCCGGTGACCTGCTGCCGGGCTGGGCGGGTGCGGCGGTGCTGATCGGCTACGCGGTGCTGTTCGCGCTGATCGGGCGACTGACCACCTTCCGCCGGGACATCAGCTAGACGTCAACCGGTCGGCCAGCGCCGCCAGCGGACCGATGGCGGAGCGGATCGCCTGCGCGTCCGCGGCGTCGAGTTCCGCCAGCGCGGAGGCCAACGTCTCGGCCCAGCTCGCCTCGATGGGCTCGCGACGACCGGCGCTGCGCGCGGTGGTGGTCAGTCGCACGACGCGCCGATCGGCCTCGTCCGGGTGTTTCTGGACCAGACCGCGCTCGATCAGGCCCCGCACCGCTGCGCTCGCGTTGCTCTGCCGCAGCCCGAGCCCGCGGGCCACCTCCCCCAGCGACGACGAGGGTCGGCGATCGAGGAAGCGGACGATCTGGAACTCGGTGGGCGGCAAGGGCTCGACGTCGTCGGCGGGGGGTTCGGCGTGCCGGAGCGCCCAGGACAGATCGTGGACGGCGGACCCGAGGCGGCGCAGCGCTGCGGTGGACATGGCACCAGCTTACCGATTACTTATGAACTGATATACAGTCCGCTGCCATGTCCGTCACCACCGCGCCGCCGCGCACCGCACCCCTCGGCACCGGCCTGCCGCTCGCCGTCACGACCGTGCTGGCATTCCTCACCGCCGTCGCACCGCTCGCCACCGACATGTACCTGCCGGCCTTCCCCGGCATGGCCCAGGACCTCGGCACCACCGCCTCGGCGGTGCAACTCACCCTGACCACGTTCATGATCGGGCTGGCCATCGGACAACTGGTGATCGGCCCGCTGTCCGACCAGCGCGGACGGCGAGGGCTGCTGATCCTCGGCACCGCGGTGTTCACCCTCGCCGGTGCCGCCTGCGCACTGGCACCGAACATCGGCGTCCTGATCGGCGCCCGCTTCGTGCACGGCTTCGCGGGAGCGGCGGGGATCGTGCTCGCTCGCGCCGTCGTCGCCGACCGGGCCAGCGGTGCCGCCGCCGCCAAGCTGTTCGGCCTGATGATGATGATCCAGGGCATCGCCCCGGTCGCCGCCCCGCTGCTCGGCGGCGCGCTGTCCGAGGCGATCGGCTGGCGCGGGATCTTCTGGGTGCTGACGGCGATCAGTGCCGTGATGCTGGCCTGCGTCCTGACGCTGGTGCCGGAGACCCTGCCGCGCGAGCGGCGCACCACCGGCGGGCTGCGGACCACCGCCGCCGATGCCCGCCGGGTGCTGAGCAACCGCCGCTACCTCGGCTACACCGGCGCGATGGTGTTCGGCTTCGCCGGGATGTTCGCGTACATCTCCGCCTCGCCCTTCGTGCTGCAGAACGTGCTCGGGCTGTCGGTCGGCTGGTACTCGGTCGCCTTCGCGGTCAACGCCCTGGGCATCGCGGTCGCCAGCGCGGTGAACGCCCAGCTGGTCGGACGGTTCCGGCCGCTCGCTCTGCTGCGCACGGGTGTGATCGCCCTGGTGGTGGTCGGCGTGCTGCTGGTGGTGGACGCGACGGTCCTCGGCCTGCCACTGTGGCCGACCCTGATCCTGCTGTTCGCCTCCACCGCGAGCCTCGGCCTGGTCGCCGGGAACGCCACGGGCCTGGCCACCGACGAGGCATCCGGTGCGGCCGGGACCGGATCGGCGGTGATGGGCGCGTTGCAGTTCGCCCTCGGTGCCGCCGTGTCGCCGGTGGTCGGGCTGGCGGGTGAATTCTCGGCCGTGCCGATGGCGGTCACGATGATGGTCGTCGCCCTGCTCGCAGCGGGCTCCCTGGGGCTGGCCCGGACCCGTTCTTGACCTCTCTTGACATCAAGACAACTCGTGGATGATGTGCCCTTGAGCAGGCACGGAACCCGCCCGGCGCGTTCACCCGCCCGGTGAGGAGAGTGTGCTCCGGACCACGTATGGTGGCCGGGACAGAACCGGCGATGACGCGGTCCGATCGACCGCGGAGGAAGTGGGCGATCCTCGCGTGTCCCAGCAGGCGGATCCAGACGTGAACCGAGCCGATTTCGGCGCGAACGCGTGGCTGGTGGACGAGCTCTACGAGCAGTACCTCCAGGACAAGAACGCGGTCGACCCCGCGTGGTGGGAGTTCTTCGAGGGCTACCGGCCCTCCCCGCCGGACGGGACCGGCTCCGGTGAGGAGGCGACCCCCGCGAAGCCGGAGCTGTCCGAGCCCCCCACCCCCACGGCCAAGCACCCGCAGCCGCAGGCGAAGACCGCCGAGCCGGAGACGAAGTCCCCGGGCACCCCGGCCCAGCCGAGCGAGCCGACCGACGTGTCCAACCCGCCGACCGCGCCGATCGCGACCGCGCAGCCGGCCACCGCCGCGTACGCGGCCCAGGCGCGTTCCGACCAGCCGGAGCCGGAGCCGGAGCCCACCGACGAGGTGCAGCGCCTGCGCGGCCCCGCGGCCCGGGTGGTCACCAACATGGAGGCCAGCCTGGAGGTGCCCACCGCCACGTCGGTGCGCGCCATCCCGGCCAAGCTCCTGGTCGACAACCGGATCGTCATCAACAACCACCTCGCCCGCGGGCGGGGCGGCAAGGTGTCCTTCACCCACCTGATCGGCTTCGCGCTGGTCGAGGCGGTGGGCGAGATGCCGTCGATGAACGCCGCCTACACCCTGGTCGACGGCAAGCCCGGTGTGATGAGCCCCGCGCACGTCAACCTGGGCCTGGCCATCGACCTGGCGAAGCCGGACGGCACCCGCCAGCTCCTGGTCCCGAGCATCAAGAAGGCCGAGACCCTCGACTTCGCCCAGTTCTGGTCCGCCTACGAGGACGTGGTCCGCCGCGCCCGCGGCGGCAAGCTCGGGGTCGACGACTTCGCCGGGACCACGATCTCCCTGACCAACCCCGGCACGATCGGCACCGTGCACTCGGTGCCGCGGCTGATGGCCGGCCAGGGCGCGATCATCGGCGTCGGCGCGATGGACTACCCGGCCGAGTTCGCCGGGACCAGCGACGAGCAGCTGAACAAGATGGGCGTCTCCAAGGTGCTCACCGTGACCAGCACCTACGACCACCGGATCATCCAGGGCGCCGCCTCCGGCGACTTCCTGCGCATCCTGGCCCGCAAGCTGCTCGGCGAGGACGGCTTCTACGACCGCGTGTTCACCTCGCTGCGGGTGCCCTACGAGCCGATGCGCTGGGTGCGCGACGCCGGGCACGACCCGGACGCCGAGGCGATCAAGCCCGCCCGGATCGCCGAGCTGATCCACTCCTACCGCTCGCGCGGCCACCTGATGGCCGACACCGACCCGCTGGCCTACCGGCTGCGCAAGCACCCGGACCTGGACATCCAGAACCACGGCCTGAGCGTCTGGGACCTGGACCGGGCCTTCCCGACCGGCGGCTTCACCGGCAAGCCCCGGGCCACCCTGCGCCAGGTGCTGGCCCTGCTGCGCGACTCCTACTGCCGCACCACCGGCATCGAGTACATGCACCTGCAGGACCCGCGGCAGCGTCGCTGGCTGCAGGAACGACTGGAGTCCGGCTACGCGCCCACCCCGCGCGAGGACCAGCTGCGCATCCTGCGCCGGCTGAACGGCGCGGAGGCCTTCGAGACCTTCCTGCAGACCAAGTATGTCGGCCAGAAGCGGTTCTCCCTGGAGGGCGGCGAGTCGCTGATCCCGCTGCTGGACGCCATCCTGTCCCGGGCCG contains:
- a CDS encoding ABC transporter ATP-binding protein; translation: MTAPAIEIRHLTKTFGPVRAVDDLNFTVAPGRVTGFLGPNGAGKTTTLRMLLGLVSPTSGTATIGGQRYAELDQPLRAVGAALEASDFHPGRTARDHLRVSAPKAGASDARVDELLELVGLGTAATRRVGGFSLGMRQRLGLAATLLGDPPVLLLDEPANGLDPEGIRWLRDLLRSLAAEGRTVLVSSHVLSEVQQTVDDIVVIARGRLVHASTLPELVAMAEHRVVVRTPNPAGLHALAERSGWTARAGHEGAVELSGVDPATVGHAAFTAGIELHELSNRGASLEDVFLGLTAPAASTEGATR
- a CDS encoding ABC transporter permease, producing MTDTLRAEYRKLVTTRLWWVLLLTMFAYMVFIAAVMAFALTASPGSGVETDLPAATMDDSTAAITIYTLAAALGFVFPLLVGVLSVTGEFRHHTITPTLLAEPNRTRLIVAKLLASVPLGVLFGLVGALATTGTGAAVLAVMDHPTMLTDPQVLGSVGRTALALTVWCVLGVGLGCVLTNQVLAIVAVLAFTQFVEPLARLLFGQIDALSGVAAFLPGAAGEAISGGSFYSQAGAGDLLPGWAGAAVLIGYAVLFALIGRLTTFRRDIS
- a CDS encoding MarR family winged helix-turn-helix transcriptional regulator; translated protein: MSTAALRRLGSAVHDLSWALRHAEPPADDVEPLPPTEFQIVRFLDRRPSSSLGEVARGLGLRQSNASAAVRGLIERGLVQKHPDEADRRVVRLTTTARSAGRREPIEASWAETLASALAELDAADAQAIRSAIGPLAALADRLTSS
- a CDS encoding multidrug effflux MFS transporter gives rise to the protein MSVTTAPPRTAPLGTGLPLAVTTVLAFLTAVAPLATDMYLPAFPGMAQDLGTTASAVQLTLTTFMIGLAIGQLVIGPLSDQRGRRGLLILGTAVFTLAGAACALAPNIGVLIGARFVHGFAGAAGIVLARAVVADRASGAAAAKLFGLMMMIQGIAPVAAPLLGGALSEAIGWRGIFWVLTAISAVMLACVLTLVPETLPRERRTTGGLRTTAADARRVLSNRRYLGYTGAMVFGFAGMFAYISASPFVLQNVLGLSVGWYSVAFAVNALGIAVASAVNAQLVGRFRPLALLRTGVIALVVVGVLLVVDATVLGLPLWPTLILLFASTASLGLVAGNATGLATDEASGAAGTGSAVMGALQFALGAAVSPVVGLAGEFSAVPMAVTMMVVALLAAGSLGLARTRS